CTTTAATCATATTTCGAGTTCTACATCATTTTGTTACGtgcctttattttttattttctacatttttctttatgtCCAATTATCGtagatattattattgttctaaCTGTATACAAAGTTCGGGACCAATTTATTATGggtcattattttttttctttgcttttttctttatgtcTAATCATCCCGTCATAAATGTTATTAACGCTTTATTCGTATTCTAAGCTTTGGACCACAATTTATtatgcttcatttttttatttgtatcaAAATTATTGTGGCGAGTGTATAACCTAgcttactttttttaaaaaaaataaaaatagtgaCTTTTTGAAATAAGTAGATTGGctaataaatcatttattcaataatcaatttaaatgTGATATAAAAAAGTTTGGTCAATCGCTCTCAAATCATTTAGAATAACTCTTtcatacaataaaattaattaacaatacacatgaaaaaactaaagaacgttgaaattaattttttgaaaaaaataaactaaacattaaaattactttttctagtttcttctcttctttttatgatatttgttATATTACTTCGTATAACCAAACAAATTGGGACGAAAATCACTTTTGAAAAGTTATTACCAAAGCACAAAgtctctttttaattaaaattattttaatttaaacagatttaacaatattttatttttaactattttaccCATCTTTCTTAAACATAAAGTAATTGACagaaatagaaagagagagattcgAACCCTCAGTACAAAAAACTAGTTGGACAGAATAGCACTGACACTGAGTCATCTCAACAAAGTGAGAGTTTGTAAGATATGGTGGAGTGTCTATTTTTTCTCCAACAAATTACTTGAATTCGGAAGAATTTTGATTGTCATTCCCATACTCGACTCTTGTAGCCACATCCAAATACTGGGTCGAATAAATActctaaatttgaataattcaaataaataatggattaattaatttaaaactgTATTTTTGTTAGTTTAGGTAGGTAGTAGggtaataaaaaattgtgtaGAGTATATAAACTTAGGGTTATGGGTTATTTTCAGTGCCTAGGTGACAACATGGATCTGGTtgccttatttatttatttatttatttatttagagagaaaaatagtaatttaaattCTGTGGATTAGGAGTAAATTTGAATGTCCACCTCTAATTTCAATGCAATtcaattgtttaattaattaaattattgttttcaaaCTACGCATTCCACACCCTGAAAAGTCACCTGTCGTTTTGCTTAATTAAGCATTGGTTAAGACATAATCCTGAATtataatatgatttattttcatttttcgtGCCTACTATAAGTTAAAATTGTTGggctttattttattcacgGGCGGGGGTTTAATATGCAAACATTTTGTCACCTTCTATCTTCAACTTGTTTTCTACTCAAACATTATCTTCaatacaacaataataataataatgagtgACATATGTGGAAAGAtacttcacttttttttttctttttttgtttacagaaattttaatttcttatttattttattttattttatatatgagACGAATTGAACCACGTTTAGTTTCTAATCTTGTTCTTAATCTCTATCGTTTTAAGattatgatttgattagatCTTCAACAACAtctctattattattagagTAATGTTCGTAAACGAATCtatttgaatgattatatcaaagttgatgaatttttaagtaaaagagaaaaatttgGGAAAAACAATCCTAATTCTCGTaactctaaaaattaaaatgacaaTTCAAAGATAAATCGAGATATAGAATTAAATACCcacattatatttttcattttattattcttttttcatgaaaaactAAAGAGGAAATGTCTGCCTTTATTAATttcccaaacaaaaaaacaatacataaaataaaaggtcgaaattgaattttgacaatttttaaaaaaaataggtaagtgtatataaaaaaaggaataaattaaagaggttttaagaaatttaatttgagtGTACTTGGTTTATAAAGGCTCCCCTAAACTAAACATTTCAATATGTCCCATACCCCAAACaaagcttttatttttgttcatttcctTAATCAAATCCATTGCCCTTTCTCCCactcttaattataaactcaacAATAATAAAGATTTGCTAATCTTCGATCTCATCTTAATATtcattacatatatatatagtatagTAAGTGAGGTAGTCAAACCCTAAGCTATGTGTAGCTATTGTCATAATTACACGGGAGAAAAgagttaaaattattaagtcattttttaaactttagagagcgaattataatttcataatacaaTATCAAAAACTAGTTATTCATAACAACTTGAGCACGAAGTTaataaatactcttaaaaaaaaatgaatgcaaccctaaaataaataaaaaataaaaaatggtccTTTTGTGGGGTTGATAATtttgccacattgaagaattATACATTCCAACAATAACCTCTCTGAAACAGCtgtcaagaaaaaaattgaggcAGTTCCCCACTCTTCTACCCCCTGCCCTATATGAGTTAGTGTATATATAAACCAGGCTACAGGGATGTTGACACAGACAGCCTCACATGAGCCCAACCAGCTCAATCCATGGGAACcctcctcttctcttctcttaaccataactctctctctctctctctctctctctcctcgcttcctttctctctctagaaacCCAAACCAGagaacaaatattatttttcttttattttttttttctctttcaaaaaaagaaaaaagtttcaatttttgcAACTGGGTTTTGTGTTTGGCTCTtgtttctcttaattttttgtgttttggtttgtgggttttgggcttttttcctttttgtgctGTTTTTAGTATAATATCTTGAGAGATCCATTAATGGATTTGGGTTCGTGTTCTAGATTTGCGCTTGATTCAAGCACAGATTTTGAAAAGGAGGAGCAGCAACAGCAAGAAATGGAATCCAGCTCCCTTTTTGTAGAGAAAGAGCACATGTTCGACAAAGTTGTGACTCCAAGCGATGTGGGAAAATTAAACCGGTTGGTCATCCCAAAGCAACACGCTGAAAAGTACTTCCCGCTTGATTCTTCATCCAACGACAAGGGTCTTCTCTTGAACTTCGAAGACCGCTGTGGAAAATCGTGGCGGTTCCGTTACTCTTACTGGACCAGCAGCCAGAGCTACGTCATGACTAAAGGCTGGAGCCGCTTTGTTAAAGAGAAGCGCCTCGATGCTGGTGATATCGTCTCCTTTCAACGAGGCCTTGGTCATCTTGGTAAAGATCGGTTTTTTATTGATTGGCGCCGCCGCCCACCTCATGCCCCGCTTGACACACCTATTACTTTTCACCACAACCACCACCTCCACGGCGGTGGAGCCGCCGGGGTTGCCCAAATTCCTCACCATTTTCACCTTCACCAGTGGACTCCAGTTGCCACACCCTTATCTTTACCCAGGGACCACCTCCTCCACTTGCCGCAGAATAATAGtaatcataataatcttaccctatttcataatcataattttaatctCTATAATCATCATTATCTTAACCCTCCTCCCATCCGAGACGGCGGTGATTCGCCATCGGTTTTGTACCATTTAAGATCtgcaccgccaccgccacccgTGGCGGTGGGCGGTGGTGGCGGTGGAATTGGGAAAGGTGCTGCTTCTTCTAAGACATTGAGACTTTTTGGTGTCAACATGGAATGTGCAGTGTCTGAAGATCAATCCGATGATGAATGTGACATAACAACCTCGACTACGACAATGTCGCCTCAATTCCGCGTTTACGATGGAATGCCGATGTCGATACCAATACCGATGCCGAACAGTAACAACAAGCTGACGACCGACTTTTTCAATAAAGGGAGGTCGTCAAATTGAATCTACACCTCCAAAAAGCTTCATGAACAAACGAGGAAGATAATCAAATTGTAAGTCATGTAACcaattttagtcatttttctAGTTGGGGATgtgttgaaaatttgaatatgttcTTGGTTTTTTCTGTAGGGCTCTCTTGGATTAAACCTCAGCGACAAGAATCCATAGAACACGTAGTGTAAACTGAAATGTAAGTtcaagaaatgaagaacatgaagaacatgatgcttttacataatttcaattcaattgaTTCATTGTTTGTTATGTTCTTGTAGGTAGCGATGGCTGTCTCTACTTGGTTGGACAAATGGCAAAGCCCATGCAGGTTTTGGCAGAGAAAAGTTTGAAAGAGATGGCTTTTAACAGGTTGGCTAATGgcttataaattaatatatacattCTAATcttcatattatattatattcattcattacttaaaaaaaaaaccctttaattatttcttcttttctcacTTTCCAATCTTGTCTGGtaattatgatgatgaaatgaatGTGTTTGTGCTGAATAGtatgaattttttgttttctttccccttctttttgttctctcCTCACTTAAACCAATTATTGGTCTTCTAAAAACACACTAAATTACTGTAGTTTAGGCACTACATTTTGCTGTTGGCTTTGTACATTGCCAATTGTAGCAACTGCCCATTTCAGTCGTATTCTTTGagttctttataagagtatgtAAATCTctcttagcagacgcgttttaaaaacttagagagaaaaacccaaatagaacagtatctactaacggtgaaCTTGGATTGTAACGTATACTATTTATAAAGGCTTTCGGTTTTGATATTTGATTTGGTTGACTTtgtttaaacaaatttatgaGTAAAAGTAAGCCCTTATGTGAAATGGGATttaagatatgaaaatgacaGTTCTATATATGGATATATATTTAACACATTTTCTGGAGGGACTAATCCCAATCAATTAACAATAATTGAAGGATTAAATGCAAATAAATAGACTTTTAGGGAGTGACCCAGTGGGAAGCTAGCTAAGTTATTGCTATCTCACTCCAAagatccatttttttttcaggtcaTTTATTGCTTATTTACACATAAAAACACATGATCCAAGTATTTATATGCTATTtaattcttcaaatatttagtatttatGCTCCTAGCTAGCTATTGACGATCTTACTCCTATTTCCCTATTATTATGTGGTTTTGTTATAAATTGATTAGCTCTAGTAGCTTAATAATGCACTTGTTTATGAACAAATTTActtgtttttcttctaatgGCCATAAAATCATACCATTTACTACTACCACTCATCAACATATGCTTGGTTGCATTCATTTAGTACTTTTTCATATCcaaaattctttgtttttgacATGAATTATGGCTTTTTAGCATGAGAATTCAGAGAAATGAACtgcttatatatatatatttgtcttGCCTTCATGATGTAGTGAGTAAATTGATGTAGTGATTTTAGGGTTGGTTGAAGTGTTGAAGCATTGTTTGGACCAAAAAACATAACAGTTAAACCATAACAGACAACATAGGAACACAAATGCTGCCGTccaattcttgttcttgatatTGTTGATCATCTCAtgaatgcttttttttttttatcttttttttttgtgcagTTTTGGATATGGCAGTGGAAGCAACTGCTTTCTTTTTCTGGTGATTAAATGCTTCATTTCTGTTGACAATCACAGTCTCACAAACAAGTTTGGTTTTGTTTATAGGTTTTGACATCTTTGTTCCAAGGTGTGTTTTTTGTTCTGACAATGTTCTAAAtttgtgtctctttgtgtaaaacattattataacatgcttttaatttgtaatatttttggGAAATGTTTAGAGGGAAAAGGAAttaaagtgttttttttttttctttttctttttctttttcttttaagggaGATGCTTATTCACAGGGTTttataatcaataataatGAATGATCTATCtcctttaaattaaataaaagtaaattaatacATCTAAGAGTTGGTTTCGCTAGAAGACTCAATATGTTAACTACCTATCAATAAATTCATGAAttacatttcaaatttgttaggttcacaagaaaaaagaatttatgaaGAATGACGACGAACGGGATTAATACGATACATTTAAGGTAAAAGAGAGGTAATGACCAaaagctcaagcccaccgctagccgacattgttctatttgggttttctttttcgggcttctcctcaaggtttccacatctttacaaaaaaatgtttcattctacTCCTCAACCaagtgggatttcacaatccacccctcttcgaggcccaacgtccttgctgacactcgttttCTTCTcgaatcgatgtgggatcctcAATCCATCCCATAGAGGCGTAGCGTCTTTGCTGCTACACTGATGAGCTCAGTCTCCACGTTGGCATATTGGATTGgagttgaattattaaaaaggaAGGAAGTGGGGATGGAGATGGTTGATGAGTAGAGGTGAGTAGAAAAGAGGGAGGGGTATATGTGGTATAAATGTGGGGTAGGGGGCCAGTTTATAGGGCATATAGACATAGCATCTAGAGTCTAAAatccattcattcattcattcaatgATTCATTGATTGGATGAGGTGAGTGGAGGAGGGGGGGCATGACGCAGTAGGAGGAGCAGCTAAACAAAAGGGCATGCAGTGAACAGTAGCAGAAAGTAGATAGGACTGCCCCCTTTTGGTTGTACGATTTGTAAGGCCATTGCCAATGCCATTGCCAATGCCATTGCCAGCATATCATCAAACACTTTATTCTAATGAAATGGGATCTCATCCCTCATTTATTGTTCTCTCCCAAACCCCATtctccttctcttctcttctcttctcttctcttctcttctcttctcttcctgTTTTGTGtgcttattattatatcaccTCAAACATGATCATCACCTTCTCCTCACAGCCTACCAGTTGGCATGCGCTGTGAAGAAGGCTGATGatacaacaaacaaacaaacacagaGTAGCCTAGGTTAGGATAGCAGCATAGCATAAACACATATgggtatttaattaattattgctGCACGCACCATTAACACTCTCACTCCGCACCAGATCCCATACAAAccaactatatattataaatatattataatgtatttgtgtgtataaattaatatatatattaaattataagtttagtggttttcccatttttagaattatgtatttttttttttaagagtaaGAAGATTTAgcaattggaggaagaagggACATAAATTAGTATCCcaagaagtaaaaaagaaaaataataaaaaaataaaaaaataaaagcatgGGCAGTAGTGAGCAGGTAGGTATGTGGACcattaaagataaaacatttatttattattttttttttttttgaaacaaaacgaCATAATTCCACCTCAATCACTCTCCACGCCATATCAATCCTTCACCTAAAAGACATAactcatctttctttttatttttttgatgaaGCTTGTTCTTGTCAAATATTGGAGATGGGAGTGTGTTTGATTCATGATGGGATAATAAGGATAGAATGTggtttataagaaaaaagacaTGTGAGATAGACTGTAGACTTGTCATTAGGCTATGATACTTATGTTAGTAAGAATGTAGAAATAATTGAAGGATACTTATTTCTAGTGggagtttttcttctttccttctagggttagggttagggtgTACGAGGATTGAGTTAGTACTAAGACGTGGGCTTGGGCTTC
This genomic window from Cucurbita pepo subsp. pepo cultivar mu-cu-16 chromosome LG01, ASM280686v2, whole genome shotgun sequence contains:
- the LOC111791606 gene encoding B3 domain-containing protein Os03g0120900-like translates to MDLGSCSRFALDSSTDFEKEEQQQQEMESSSLFVEKEHMFDKVVTPSDVGKLNRLVIPKQHAEKYFPLDSSSNDKGLLLNFEDRCGKSWRFRYSYWTSSQSYVMTKGWSRFVKEKRLDAGDIVSFQRGLGHLGKDRFFIDWRRRPPHAPLDTPITFHHNHHLHGGGAAGVAQIPHHFHLHQWTPVATPLSLPRDHLLHLPQNNSNHNNLTLFHNHNFNLYNHHYLNPPPIRDGGDSPSVLYHLRSAPPPPPVAVGGGGGGIGKGAASSKTLRLFGVNMECAVSEDQSDDECDITTSTTTMSPQFRVYDGMPMSIPIPMPNSNNKLTTDFFNKGRSSN